Proteins encoded by one window of Paenibacillus urinalis:
- the hemA gene encoding glutamyl-tRNA reductase: MHIVAVGLNYRTAPVEVRERFTFDEKDLPSALRELKKTNSVLEGVIVATCNRTEMYVVVDRLHMCGYFIRSFMEHWFGISREEFTQHLYIYEDEQAIRHLFRVTSGLDSMVIGETQILGQVKQAFLTAQAEKATGTWFNTLFKHAISVGKRAHSETSIGEAAVSVSYAAVELGKRIFGSFNHKKVMILGAGKMSELTVQHLYANGAEEVIVANRTFSRAEELAAKFDGTACTMEQAFTRLHEVDILISSTGAKDFVISADMVKDSMKRRKSRPLFMIDIAVPRDIDPVISDIANVFLYDIDDLEGVVETNLEMRRIEAAKIDSFIEEEIEEFNHWLKTLGVRPVIRALQEKANSVHEETLESLFNKLPELDERQRKVIRRLTKSMLNQMTHEPINRIKEMAVDKNADDALSMFTTMFGLEEELEDKEESSVSSRVNMKPATEPGREVEQAPSRIAYVPVSL; this comes from the coding sequence ATGCACATCGTCGCAGTTGGGTTAAACTATCGCACAGCGCCTGTAGAAGTAAGAGAACGGTTTACATTTGATGAAAAAGACCTGCCATCAGCGCTCCGAGAGCTCAAGAAGACAAACAGTGTATTGGAAGGCGTCATCGTTGCTACATGCAACCGTACGGAAATGTATGTGGTGGTTGATCGTCTCCATATGTGCGGGTATTTCATACGCAGCTTCATGGAGCATTGGTTTGGTATTTCCCGCGAGGAGTTTACTCAACATCTCTATATATATGAAGATGAACAGGCGATACGTCATTTATTTCGGGTAACCAGCGGACTGGACTCCATGGTGATCGGAGAGACCCAAATTCTAGGCCAGGTTAAGCAGGCCTTCTTAACGGCTCAAGCTGAGAAGGCAACTGGAACGTGGTTTAATACGCTGTTCAAGCATGCCATCTCTGTAGGCAAGAGAGCGCACAGCGAGACTTCGATTGGTGAAGCAGCGGTTTCTGTCAGTTATGCTGCTGTTGAACTAGGGAAGCGCATCTTCGGCTCCTTTAATCATAAGAAGGTCATGATTCTGGGTGCAGGGAAGATGAGTGAGCTCACTGTTCAGCATTTGTATGCGAATGGTGCGGAAGAAGTCATTGTGGCGAATCGGACCTTCTCGCGCGCAGAGGAGCTGGCAGCCAAATTTGACGGAACAGCATGCACCATGGAACAGGCATTTACACGTCTTCATGAAGTGGACATTTTGATCAGCTCAACAGGAGCGAAGGATTTCGTTATCTCGGCTGATATGGTTAAAGACAGCATGAAGCGAAGAAAGTCACGTCCGTTGTTCATGATCGATATTGCTGTACCTCGGGATATAGATCCTGTAATTTCAGATATCGCTAATGTCTTCTTATATGATATCGATGATCTTGAAGGCGTGGTTGAGACCAATCTGGAGATGCGCCGGATCGAGGCAGCGAAGATCGATTCCTTTATCGAGGAAGAGATTGAAGAATTTAATCATTGGCTCAAAACCTTGGGGGTTCGTCCTGTGATTCGAGCTTTGCAGGAGAAAGCCAACAGTGTTCATGAGGAAACGCTGGAGAGCTTGTTTAACAAGCTGCCCGAGCTGGATGAGCGTCAACGTAAGGTGATACGGCGACTGACAAAGAGTATGCTTAATCAAATGACGCATGAGCCCATTAATCGTATAAAAGAAATGGCAGTGGATAAGAATGCGGATGATGCATTATCGATGTTCACTACCATGTTTGGTCTTGAGGAAGAGCTCGAAGACAAGGAAGAGTCTTCTGTTTCCTCAAGAGTGAATATGAAGCCGGCCACGGAGCCTGGTCGTGAGGTGGAGCAAGCACCTTCACGGATTGCATATGTTCCAGTGAGCCTGTAA
- the speD gene encoding adenosylmethionine decarboxylase — protein MGNTTFGRHVAVDTWGVDFDLLNNEDFLQVQMVEAAEACDATILSVQSRQFEPHGVTVLVMLAESHLSIHTHPERGFAAIDCYTCGELVDPQLAVDYLVSALNPEKIFSKTLVRGNGELDVEQPVKQQIELV, from the coding sequence ATGGGAAATACAACTTTCGGAAGACACGTTGCTGTTGACACTTGGGGAGTAGACTTTGATCTGTTGAACAATGAGGATTTCTTGCAAGTACAGATGGTAGAAGCCGCAGAAGCTTGTGATGCGACCATCTTGTCCGTGCAATCCAGACAGTTTGAGCCACACGGGGTTACTGTGCTAGTCATGTTGGCTGAGAGTCATCTCTCGATTCATACGCACCCTGAAAGAGGCTTTGCCGCGATTGATTGTTACACTTGTGGAGAATTGGTTGATCCGCAGCTTGCTGTTGATTACCTGGTATCGGCTTTGAACCCGGAGAAGATTTTTTCAAAGACATTAGTGCGTGGGAATGGCGAATTAGATGTCGAACAGCCTGTAAAACAACAGATTGAGCTTGTATAA